TCGCGGTGCCGCTGGTTATCCTTTACGAAATTTCCATTATCTCGGCGCGACTTGTCCAGCCGAAACGGCCCTCCGCGACAGAAGAGGGCGAGACCGAAGAGAAAGAGGCTTCCTGATGCACGATCTTCGCGCCCTGCGCGCCGACCCCGCCGGTTTTGACGCCGATCTGGCCCGTCGCGGTATGGAGCCTGTGTCGGAGAAAGTCATGGCGCTCGACGAGGAGCGCCGCGCCGCCCAGACAGCGCTTCAGGAAAAGCAGGCACGCCGGAACGCGCTGGCCAAGGAAATCGGCACGATCAAGCGTAAAATGAAGGAAGCAGCACTTCTAGAAACAAAAGATGTGCCATTCGCAAAACCAGAAGCTGCAGCGAATATTAAAGATTACATAACTCAGATGCATAACTTCGAAAGCGGTCAACTAGAAGTCGAAGCCGTTCGTCTGCGCGAGGATATGGAGGCGCTGGAAACCCGCGCCCAGTCCCTCGACGCCGAGGTCAAGGCCGTTCTGGAAGTGCTGCCCAACCGTCTGGACGCCTCCGTGCCGCCCGGCCCGGACGAGACGGCCAACGTGCAGGTCAAGCAGTGGGGCGAGCCGAAGACGTTCTCCTTCACACCGAAGCAGCATTTCGAACTCGGCGAAGCCATGCAGCAGAATGGCCAGCCGCAGATGGACTTCGCCACGGCCACCAAGCTGTCCGGCGCGCGCTTTGTGCTGCTGCGCGGCGGTATCGCACGACTGGAACGGGCGCTGGGTCAGTTCATGCTCGACCAGCATGTGAACGGGCACGGCTATACCGAGACCCATGTACCGGTTCTGGTCAACGAAGCCGCTATG
The Acetobacter aceti genome window above contains:
- the serS gene encoding serine--tRNA ligase; this encodes MHDLRALRADPAGFDADLARRGMEPVSEKVMALDEERRAAQTALQEKQARRNALAKEIGTIKRKMKEAALLETKDVPFAKPEAAANIKDYITQMHNFESGQLEVEAVRLREDMEALETRAQSLDAEVKAVLEVLPNRLDASVPPGPDETANVQVKQWGEPKTFSFTPKQHFELGEAMQQNGQPQMDFATATKLSGARFVLLRGGIARLERALGQFMLDQHVNGHGYTETHVPVLVNEAAMYGTDKLPKFADQSFHTEDDRWLVPTAEVPLTASVMGDILDAAQLPIRMTALSLCFRSEAGSAGRDVRGMLRQHQFEKVEMVSVTTPEESEAEHERMTLCAEKILELLEIPYRRMLLCAGDTGFGAAKTFDLEAWIPGQQAWREISSCSNTKDFQARRMNARYRAPDQKAPVFVHTLNGSGLAVGRTLIAVMENWQNEDGSITVPPVLRPYMDGIERLV